Proteins from one Clostridia bacterium genomic window:
- a CDS encoding D-alanyl-D-alanine carboxypeptidase family protein gives MKRNVALIMALVIAVASNMLVVTATQDTSARAAVIMDVNSGRILYSKNMNEKLAMASTTKIMTSLVAIESGKLEEMVTVSKKASHTEGSSIYLREGERHTVHDLVYAIMLRSGNDAAVAVAEHIGGSVEGFADLMNRKAQEIGAENTQFANPHGLDAAGHYTTAHDLALITAYALRNPVFANIVSSKKKTIEGPPNESWDRVMINKNKMLWQFEGGNGVKTGYTQKAGRCLVSSATRDGMQLVCVVLNCGPMWNESSALLEYGFKNYSIEKVVDKNNFIKVVEVKAGKEKFVAVKPTEDFSIPLGAGEKEKVKLLAKSQKTAQAPFNKGDDAGRLDVYLHDILLKTIKLEYTESVESSSPFFYMKRILRDYFLEEH, from the coding sequence ATGAAAAGAAATGTTGCTTTAATTATGGCGTTAGTAATTGCTGTAGCATCAAATATGCTTGTAGTAACAGCAACGCAGGATACTAGTGCCCGTGCCGCAGTAATAATGGATGTGAATTCAGGCAGGATACTATATTCCAAAAACATGAATGAAAAGCTGGCGATGGCCAGCACTACAAAGATTATGACTTCTCTTGTTGCTATTGAGAGCGGTAAACTTGAAGAAATGGTAACAGTCAGCAAGAAAGCCTCGCATACTGAAGGTTCTTCCATATACTTGCGTGAAGGCGAAAGACACACTGTTCATGATTTGGTGTATGCAATAATGCTGCGATCCGGAAATGATGCAGCAGTGGCTGTAGCAGAGCATATTGGAGGTTCAGTTGAAGGCTTTGCAGATCTGATGAACCGTAAAGCACAGGAAATAGGAGCGGAAAACACCCAGTTCGCCAATCCTCATGGACTGGATGCAGCAGGTCATTATACCACGGCTCATGATCTTGCATTGATAACAGCTTATGCACTTCGAAATCCAGTTTTTGCAAATATCGTAAGCAGCAAGAAAAAGACTATAGAAGGCCCCCCCAACGAAAGCTGGGATAGGGTAATGATAAATAAAAACAAAATGTTGTGGCAGTTCGAGGGTGGGAACGGAGTAAAAACCGGCTATACCCAAAAAGCAGGCAGATGTTTGGTGTCATCAGCAACTAGGGATGGAATGCAGCTAGTTTGTGTTGTGTTGAACTGCGGACCAATGTGGAATGAATCTTCTGCTCTTCTGGAATATGGTTTTAAGAACTATTCAATTGAAAAGGTAGTTGATAAAAACAATTTTATAAAGGTAGTGGAAGTGAAGGCCGGCAAGGAAAAATTCGTTGCAGTTAAGCCAACTGAGGACTTTTCTATCCCTCTGGGGGCAGGAGAGAAGGAGAAAGTGAAATTATTAGCCAAGAGTCAGAAAACAGCGCAGGCACCTTTCAATAAAGGCGATGATGCAGGAAGGCTTGATGTTTATTTACATGACATACTACTAAAAACAATTAAGCTTGAATATACAGAAAGCGTGGAATCCAGCAGCCCTTTTTTCTACATGAAACGAATCTTAAGGGATTACTTTCTGGAAGAACACTAG
- a CDS encoding pseudouridine synthase — MTERLQKVMAEFGVASRRKCEDMITAGKVKVNGSLITELGTKVDKENDIIEVEGKIIKCSESRVYILLNKPVGYITSAKDQFGRPTVLDLLKGISVRVFPIGRLDYDTEGLILLTNDGELTYRITHPKHNIDKTYRALINGEAGINDIESFKHGIAIEDYVTSPATMEIIRYVKGNSVVDITIHEGKNRQVRKMCSAIGHEVIWLKRIRIGKIELGELKTGEWRCLNDEEIKYLKALGVQNAAD; from the coding sequence ATGACTGAAAGGCTGCAAAAAGTAATGGCTGAGTTTGGAGTAGCATCCAGACGAAAATGTGAAGACATGATTACTGCTGGAAAAGTGAAGGTTAATGGAAGCCTTATTACCGAACTGGGAACTAAGGTAGATAAAGAAAATGATATCATCGAGGTAGAAGGAAAAATAATTAAGTGCTCTGAAAGCAGGGTATATATTTTACTGAACAAGCCGGTAGGATACATTACCAGTGCGAAGGATCAATTTGGGAGGCCCACTGTCTTAGACCTTTTGAAAGGCATAAGCGTTAGGGTCTTTCCTATTGGTCGTCTGGACTACGATACTGAGGGACTTATCCTTCTCACAAATGATGGGGAACTTACATACAGGATAACCCATCCAAAACATAATATAGACAAGACCTACAGGGCTTTAATCAATGGAGAGGCAGGCATAAATGATATTGAGAGCTTTAAGCATGGAATAGCCATAGAAGATTATGTAACTTCACCTGCAACAATGGAAATAATAAGATATGTAAAAGGAAACAGTGTTGTGGATATTACTATTCATGAAGGAAAGAACAGGCAAGTAAGAAAAATGTGTTCTGCTATCGGACATGAGGTTATATGGTTAAAACGCATTAGAATAGGGAAAATAGAGTTAGGTGAACTAAAAACAGGAGAATGGCGCTGCCTGAATGATGAAGAAATAAAATACCTGAAAGCACTAGGTGTACAAAATGCTGCAGATTAG
- a CDS encoding GNAT family N-acetyltransferase produces the protein MLQIRKIRPEDIDFILELTKDFECSRVKLLPNIENFLVCENDNIKCGCGCLIPLDSTGLISWVTVKESYRREKLGSAITKALLNIAELKGIKEVYAAGICGDFLTAMGFVKYESKAASEDMREILGDIDGDCYKVTLEGYFKPCSHK, from the coding sequence ATGCTGCAGATTAGGAAAATAAGGCCAGAGGACATAGACTTCATTTTGGAGCTAACGAAAGACTTTGAATGCTCAAGAGTTAAGCTCCTGCCCAATATCGAAAACTTTCTGGTATGCGAAAATGATAATATCAAATGCGGCTGTGGCTGCTTGATTCCATTAGACAGCACAGGCTTAATTAGCTGGGTAACGGTAAAAGAAAGTTATAGACGGGAGAAGCTGGGCAGTGCAATAACTAAGGCTCTCCTTAATATTGCTGAGCTGAAGGGTATAAAAGAGGTATATGCAGCAGGAATATGCGGAGATTTTCTGACTGCAATGGGTTTTGTAAAGTATGAAAGCAAGGCGGCAAGTGAGGATATGAGAGAAATACTCGGAGATATAGATGGAGACTGCTATAAGGTGACACTGGAAGGGTATTTTAAGCCTTGTTCACACAAATAG
- a CDS encoding oxaloacetate decarboxylase subunit alpha: MAKIRITETVLRDGHQSLIATRMKTDEMLPVLELMDKVGYHSLEMWGGATFDSCLRFLDEDPWERLRVIKSKLKNTKLQMLLRGQNILGYKNYADDVVEEFVRLSIKNGIDIIRIFDALNDLRNIETAVKATKKYGGHAQGTVVYTISPIHNIELYVEQAKKVQEMGCDSLCIKDMSGILTPYYGYELIKALKKHINIPIQLHTHFTSGMTDMTYLKAIEAGVDIIDTAMSPFGLGTSQPPTEPMVATLKGTEYDTGLDLELLCEIADHFKVIKEKYIANGILNPNVFNVDTNVLSYQVPGGMLSNLMSQLKQANAMDKYNEVLKEVPRVREDLGFPPLVTPSSQFVGTQAVFNVISGSRYKMIPNEIKEYVKGKYGKPSVPISEEIKKTIIGDEEVITCRPADLIEPQLEAVKQEMKEYYEQEEDVLSYALFPPVALKFFKDRQAKKYAIDSNLVDKVDKTYPV; this comes from the coding sequence ATGGCTAAGATAAGAATTACTGAAACTGTATTGAGAGATGGTCATCAGTCCCTTATCGCTACAAGAATGAAGACAGATGAAATGCTTCCTGTTCTTGAGCTTATGGATAAAGTGGGCTATCATTCATTAGAAATGTGGGGGGGAGCTACCTTTGACTCATGTCTTAGGTTCCTTGATGAAGACCCCTGGGAAAGACTTCGCGTGATAAAGTCAAAGCTTAAAAACACAAAGCTGCAGATGCTCCTCAGAGGGCAGAACATTCTTGGCTACAAAAATTACGCCGATGATGTTGTAGAAGAATTCGTCAGACTATCTATAAAAAACGGAATAGATATAATCAGGATATTTGACGCCCTGAATGATTTGAGAAATATTGAGACAGCGGTAAAGGCCACTAAGAAGTATGGTGGACATGCTCAAGGTACAGTAGTTTATACTATAAGCCCAATACATAATATAGAGCTTTATGTAGAGCAGGCAAAGAAGGTACAAGAGATGGGCTGCGACTCACTATGCATAAAAGATATGTCAGGGATACTCACTCCATATTACGGATATGAGCTTATAAAAGCGTTAAAGAAGCATATTAACATACCGATACAGCTTCACACCCACTTTACAAGCGGTATGACCGATATGACATATTTAAAGGCTATAGAAGCAGGCGTTGATATCATTGACACAGCCATGTCTCCATTCGGCCTTGGGACTTCACAGCCACCAACAGAGCCTATGGTTGCTACACTAAAGGGTACAGAATATGATACAGGTCTTGATCTGGAATTGCTTTGTGAAATAGCAGACCATTTCAAAGTCATCAAAGAGAAATATATAGCTAATGGAATTTTGAATCCCAATGTATTTAATGTAGACACTAACGTACTCTCTTACCAAGTGCCGGGTGGAATGCTGTCCAACCTTATGTCACAGCTGAAACAGGCAAATGCTATGGATAAATATAATGAGGTGCTGAAGGAAGTACCTAGAGTCAGAGAAGACTTAGGCTTCCCTCCTCTGGTGACACCCTCCAGCCAGTTTGTAGGGACCCAGGCAGTTTTCAATGTAATATCGGGCAGCAGATATAAGATGATACCTAATGAGATAAAGGAATATGTAAAAGGTAAATATGGAAAACCAAGTGTTCCCATTTCCGAGGAAATAAAGAAGACCATCATAGGGGACGAAGAGGTTATAACCTGCAGGCCGGCAGACTTGATAGAGCCACAGCTTGAAGCGGTTAAGCAGGAAATGAAGGAGTACTACGAACAGGAAGAGGATGTATTGAGCTATGCACTGTTCCCACCGGTAGCACTTAAGTTTTTCAAGGACCGACAGGCAAAGAAATACGCTATAGACAGCAATTTGGTTGACAAAGTCGATAAGACATATCCAGTATAG
- the surE gene encoding 5'/3'-nucleotidase SurE: protein MNILISNDDGVYSNGIYELAKRMARLGKVTVVAPDREQSAIGHAITMHQPLRCRKIKLHELDIDAWWVNGTPADCIKLGVETLLEARPDLIISGINDGENLGTDVIYSGTVSAAIEGSIFNIPSIAVSYEKHGETDFSLAAEAAVNMIEEVLKLASEDKILLNINIPEIENINELKGIKITKLGVKKYRNNFEERKDPRGNSYYWLAGELIEDENGEDTDIYAVRNGFASITPLHVDLTGYEDINRLKEWKFK from the coding sequence ATGAACATACTTATTTCTAATGATGATGGCGTTTATTCCAACGGAATATATGAGCTGGCAAAGAGAATGGCCAGGTTAGGCAAAGTTACTGTAGTTGCCCCGGATAGGGAACAAAGTGCAATAGGTCATGCTATAACCATGCACCAGCCATTAAGGTGCAGGAAAATAAAGCTTCATGAACTTGATATTGATGCATGGTGGGTGAACGGGACACCCGCAGACTGTATAAAGCTGGGTGTGGAAACACTATTGGAGGCAAGACCTGATCTTATTATATCTGGAATAAATGATGGTGAGAACCTGGGAACGGATGTAATATATTCAGGTACCGTGTCAGCAGCTATTGAAGGCTCTATTTTTAATATACCGTCGATAGCTGTATCTTATGAAAAGCATGGAGAAACTGACTTCTCACTTGCAGCTGAGGCAGCTGTAAATATGATAGAGGAAGTATTGAAGCTTGCATCAGAAGACAAAATATTGTTGAATATAAATATTCCCGAGATTGAGAATATTAATGAATTGAAGGGTATAAAGATAACAAAGCTGGGAGTGAAAAAGTATAGGAATAATTTCGAGGAACGGAAAGACCCCCGGGGGAACAGTTACTACTGGCTTGCCGGGGAGCTTATTGAAGATGAGAATGGGGAGGATACGGACATTTATGCTGTAAGGAATGGATTTGCATCAATAACTCCTTTGCATGTTGATCTCACAGGGTATGAGGATATAAACAGGCTTAAGGAGTGGAAGTTCAAATAG
- a CDS encoding 4Fe-4S binding protein, translated as MEKKDVKAGEIANDKVVIIPSWCKGCGICVAFCPTKALALENDKVVMKDPDKCIQCGMCELRCPDYAIYLGRKKNEKQV; from the coding sequence ATGGAAAAGAAAGATGTCAAGGCAGGGGAAATAGCTAACGACAAAGTAGTAATCATACCTTCGTGGTGCAAGGGCTGCGGTATCTGCGTCGCTTTTTGTCCCACAAAAGCTCTGGCACTGGAAAATGACAAGGTGGTTATGAAGGATCCTGATAAGTGTATACAATGCGGAATGTGTGAGCTCAGGTGTCCCGATTATGCAATATACTTGGGGAGGAAGAAGAATGAAAAGCAAGTTTAG
- a CDS encoding 2-oxoacid:acceptor oxidoreductase subunit alpha: MKSKFRLMQGNEACVEGAIAAGMKFYAGYPITPSTEMAELSAEKLPRIGGKFLQMEDEIAGMAAVIGASLTGVKSMTATSGPGFSLKQENIGYAAIAEVPCVIVNVQRGGPSTGMPTSPAQGDVMQARWGTHGDHPVIALTPSSVRETFDLTVKAFNMAEKYRTPVILLMDEVIGHMREKVQLPDLSEIEIIDRKRPNCSSEEYLPYKAEEDLVPPMADFGTGYRYHVTGLVHDETGFPSNSTAVADKLIRRLSDKVEMHRDDIESWEEENTEDAEILILSYGCVARSAKAAMKTLRSKGIKVGIFRPITIWPFPEKRLRELAEKVKTIVVPEMNLGQLVLEVERICNNIAKIERLNKVSCEIIYPEEIIRKIEEVL; this comes from the coding sequence ATGAAAAGCAAGTTTAGGTTAATGCAAGGAAATGAAGCTTGTGTTGAAGGTGCAATAGCTGCTGGAATGAAATTCTATGCAGGATATCCAATAACACCATCAACAGAAATGGCGGAACTATCTGCAGAAAAGCTTCCTCGAATAGGCGGAAAATTTCTACAGATGGAAGATGAAATAGCAGGAATGGCAGCAGTTATAGGAGCTTCACTTACAGGTGTAAAGAGCATGACTGCAACAAGCGGTCCTGGATTTTCACTCAAGCAGGAGAATATAGGCTATGCTGCAATCGCAGAGGTGCCTTGTGTAATAGTAAACGTACAAAGAGGAGGCCCAAGCACAGGCATGCCTACGTCACCAGCTCAGGGAGACGTGATGCAGGCGCGTTGGGGTACTCATGGAGACCATCCTGTTATAGCGCTTACGCCGTCGTCAGTTAGAGAAACCTTTGATCTGACAGTAAAGGCTTTTAATATGGCAGAAAAATATAGAACTCCAGTAATACTTCTTATGGATGAAGTTATTGGTCACATGAGAGAGAAAGTACAATTACCTGATCTTTCAGAAATTGAAATTATAGATAGAAAGAGACCGAACTGCAGCAGCGAGGAGTATTTGCCATACAAGGCAGAAGAAGACTTGGTGCCCCCTATGGCTGACTTCGGTACTGGTTATAGATATCATGTCACAGGACTTGTACATGACGAAACAGGTTTTCCGAGCAATAGCACAGCAGTTGCTGATAAACTCATAAGAAGGCTTTCTGACAAAGTAGAAATGCATAGAGATGATATAGAGTCATGGGAAGAAGAAAATACGGAAGATGCTGAAATACTTATACTATCCTACGGTTGTGTAGCCAGGTCAGCTAAAGCAGCAATGAAGACACTCCGCAGTAAGGGTATTAAGGTGGGTATATTTAGACCAATTACAATTTGGCCTTTCCCCGAAAAAAGGCTTAGAGAGTTGGCTGAAAAGGTTAAGACAATCGTAGTACCTGAAATGAATTTGGGACAACTGGTACTTGAAGTTGAAAGAATATGCAATAATATAGCTAAAATCGAAAGATTAAACAAGGTTAGTTGTGAAATCATATATCCTGAAGAGATAATCAGGAAGATAGAGGAGGTACTCTAA
- a CDS encoding 2-oxoacid:ferredoxin oxidoreductase subunit beta → MPSTLIENYFRTDKLPQIWCPGCGHGTITRSIALAIEKAGLDKDKVCIVSGIGCSSRAPGYLDFNTLHTTHGRALAFATGIKMAKPDTKVIVIMGDGDATAIGGNHFIHACRRNIGITAIIYNNNIYGMTGGQYSPTTPKFDKGTTAPYGNIDKAFDICNLAASAGATYVGRATAYHANLLTSLVQNALNNEGFSLIEAMSMCPTYYGRKNKKGSAVDMMEWQKNNAVNVSAASKLSPQALEGKFLIGEFKNSPEPEYTSEYQKIVDKLVKER, encoded by the coding sequence ATGCCCAGCACTTTAATTGAGAATTATTTTAGAACCGATAAGCTTCCACAGATATGGTGCCCAGGCTGCGGTCATGGAACCATTACAAGATCGATAGCATTGGCTATAGAAAAAGCTGGTCTTGATAAAGATAAAGTATGCATCGTTTCAGGCATTGGCTGTTCATCAAGAGCACCGGGATATCTTGATTTCAATACACTTCATACCACTCATGGACGTGCCTTGGCATTTGCTACAGGAATAAAAATGGCAAAGCCGGACACTAAGGTAATAGTAATAATGGGTGACGGCGATGCAACTGCTATAGGCGGAAACCACTTTATACATGCTTGCAGGAGGAATATCGGCATTACAGCGATTATTTACAATAATAATATATATGGAATGACAGGTGGCCAGTACTCTCCCACAACTCCTAAGTTTGACAAGGGAACCACAGCTCCATACGGAAACATAGACAAGGCTTTTGACATATGCAACCTGGCAGCATCAGCAGGCGCTACTTATGTAGGAAGAGCTACTGCATACCATGCTAACCTTTTGACATCACTTGTTCAAAACGCTTTAAATAATGAAGGCTTCTCTCTTATAGAAGCAATGAGCATGTGCCCAACTTATTACGGAAGAAAGAACAAGAAGGGCAGTGCAGTAGATATGATGGAATGGCAGAAGAACAATGCAGTTAATGTCTCTGCGGCTTCAAAGTTATCTCCTCAGGCACTTGAAGGCAAATTCCTCATTGGTGAGTTTAAGAACAGTCCAGAACCAGAGTATACCAGTGAGTATCAGAAGATTGTCGATAAATTGGTGAAGGAGAGATAG
- a CDS encoding 2-oxoacid:acceptor oxidoreductase family protein, whose protein sequence is MDRYEVRLSGSGGQGLLLAGIILAEGAINDGKNSIQTQSYGPEARGGASKSEVIISSDSIDFPKVRNCDILLALTQKSYEQYSEGLRDDGILIIDSSVTVEAKGNKKIYSVPILDTAVKELGKPMVTNIVALGAIVEITKVVTKDSLEKAVLDRVPKGTEELNRKALSLGYDIAKNSML, encoded by the coding sequence ATGGATAGATATGAGGTCAGACTTAGCGGATCCGGCGGACAGGGGTTGCTGCTGGCAGGAATAATACTTGCAGAAGGTGCTATAAACGACGGAAAGAACTCAATACAGACACAGTCTTATGGTCCTGAAGCAAGAGGCGGCGCAAGTAAATCAGAAGTTATAATATCCAGTGACTCTATTGACTTTCCGAAGGTAAGAAACTGCGACATACTTTTGGCTTTGACGCAAAAGTCTTACGAACAGTACAGCGAAGGTCTTAGAGATGACGGAATACTTATTATAGATAGCTCAGTAACTGTAGAGGCAAAGGGAAACAAAAAAATATACAGTGTGCCTATTTTGGATACAGCTGTAAAGGAACTGGGTAAGCCTATGGTTACCAACATTGTTGCACTTGGTGCAATAGTTGAGATAACAAAGGTGGTTACAAAAGATTCATTGGAGAAAGCTGTACTCGACAGAGTTCCAAAGGGTACAGAAGAGCTTAATAGGAAAGCACTTTCCCTGGGATACGACATTGCCAAAAATTCAATGCTGTAA
- a CDS encoding MurR/RpiR family transcriptional regulator, whose product MSEVLDLMRVIQTNFHRLSKGQKIIAQYIMNNYDKAAFMTAAKLGEKVGVSESTVVRFANAIGYIGYPQLQKQLQEMVKTKLTTVQRIEMSSDYTNKDSVLKNILKSDMENIRATMEEIDNVSFERAVESISEAKSIYIIGLRSSTALSEFLGFYLNLIRDNVHVVTYTIGDIFEQLFRINENDLVIAIGFPRYSARTVKALEYVKLRKAKTIAVTDSMLSPLCSYADYTLIAKSNMESFVDSIVAPMSVLNALIVAVGIKEKQNISTSFASLEEIWNKYNIFSVDKDE is encoded by the coding sequence ATGAGTGAAGTTTTAGATTTAATGAGGGTTATTCAAACGAACTTCCATAGGCTGAGCAAAGGGCAAAAGATAATTGCCCAATACATAATGAATAATTATGACAAAGCAGCATTTATGACTGCTGCAAAGCTTGGCGAAAAAGTTGGAGTAAGTGAGTCCACTGTGGTGAGGTTTGCAAATGCAATAGGATATATAGGCTATCCCCAACTGCAGAAGCAGCTGCAGGAAATGGTAAAGACCAAGCTTACTACTGTGCAAAGAATTGAAATGAGTTCTGACTATACAAATAAAGACAGCGTTCTAAAGAATATACTGAAGTCAGATATGGAAAATATACGGGCTACCATGGAAGAAATCGACAATGTAAGCTTTGAGCGAGCTGTGGAAAGCATATCAGAAGCAAAGAGCATTTATATCATTGGCTTGAGAAGTTCTACTGCACTTTCTGAATTCTTAGGCTTTTACCTTAACCTCATTAGAGATAATGTTCATGTTGTAACATATACAATAGGAGATATATTTGAGCAGCTATTTAGAATAAATGAAAATGATCTTGTCATTGCAATAGGTTTTCCGAGATACTCCGCCAGAACGGTAAAGGCCTTGGAGTATGTGAAATTAAGGAAGGCCAAGACTATTGCAGTAACGGACAGCATGCTTTCTCCACTGTGCTCATACGCTGATTATACTCTTATTGCAAAGAGTAACATGGAGTCCTTTGTAGACTCAATTGTAGCACCTATGAGTGTACTGAACGCACTTATAGTAGCTGTTGGCATAAAGGAGAAGCAGAATATATCAACCTCCTTTGCAAGCCTTGAGGAGATATGGAATAAATACAATATATTTTCAGTGGACAAGGATGAATAA